In Erigeron canadensis isolate Cc75 chromosome 8, C_canadensis_v1, whole genome shotgun sequence, the DNA window tgtatttcacttatccatttgacccattacatattacaaataaccaaaacattCGATTTGTGAGTAATTCGGTAATAATTGCCACCTCTATTTAGAggtagtgtgtgtgtgtgtgttgagaccATAATGCATGGTGAGAGCGGAGTGATGTTGTGTTTGGGCAAGTGGTGAATGGGATGATCAAAGAGTGTGTTGTTGATCAATGATGACTGCTGTAGCTGCTCGAGGTGGAATGAAGACGCGTAGGCCAGATTTGCAGCGGGTTTACATGACCAGAGCATCTGCTTATAGGGATGCATTGAAGAGCTTGATAAAAGGTTACCAAGAAGAGATACAGGAACTCAGGAAGTCATGGAGAAAAAGGATAACCCTAAACCCTTTAAACAAAATGATGACCCAAAAAAGTCCACTTAATAATCAAAGGATCACGAAGCTCTTTAATGTTTAATGTACCCAGGATGTATATTTTGcattttaatcataaaattGGTCAGTTTTCTAAACTAATGCATCAACCAACTAGAAACCATTTCATTAGCTCTATGCGTGCCCATACATAAAGTGTATGGACCTGGCAATTTCAAGTTGTTTTGTACGTTTGTATATATAACCATGGAATTGGTGTgtacttataattttttatagcCAAACTTTTCAAATTGTGGTCATTAATAAAGAGATTGGGTTTCCAGTGAAGTTTTTATGCATCTGTCattgtttaacatttttctgTTGGGACAAGTCTTATggggtttgtttaatttttgcaTCTAAAGTATaggttatataaaaaaaatgatagacACGGTTAGATGCTACTTTGAAAATGTTGTATTGCCGCATATCGTAGAAAAAGTTAAACAGTTTGTAAATTATTACCGTAATTGCATCTCGCGCGTTATGAACCgtcgccgctgcaacgcgcgggtactagACTAGTAATAACAAAAACTTCAGTTACAAGCTACTAACCTCAGGCTAGTCTTGCCAAAAGACATAGCCAACTAAACACTCCACTTATCTCTCTATTATTATAAACAAACCCCCATACTTGAACACCTTACAAAATCTTCCTCTCTTCACTTATATTCTCACCACAATGCACGAATACAAAGCTAGTATTGAAGAATGTTAGATAATTACATTTACCATATTACAagtgaaatgatttatgtttaACATGCAAAAACAAGTTGTATGCCCTATTTATTAGCAATTATGCATAACAATTCTTCCTAAGAATAAATGGTACTGACCGAAGGTGTTATCAAGTGGAGCTAATACTTAAAATCAACTTTGTTTACTCGAGTCACGATCGTTTATCAAAATACAGGGCTCGTGAGCCGTATCAAGGCATCTTACATGCTATACTAgtataataaagaaagaaagaaaatagggAGGGAGGGACCGACTGACCGTGTTACCAAGTGGATAATCGCCATTAACGGGCCACAACCCAGCCCGAACATACTTATCAGAAGCAGACAGACGCCGGAGGACGTCCAACAAAAGCCCAACAGCATAATCAGCGCCGTCTTCAGAGAAGGCATCACCGGCGGAAGTGACACGGATATTACGGCGCCGGCACGCTGCTAGATCAATGTGGTCAATACCGGCGGATGTTCCAATAACGCATTCAACAGACGGGTATTGGTCCAAGTGGTCGGAAGTGAGTGGGTTAGGACCGACAACGATTAAGACCCGGGCGGATAGACGATGGACCGGGTAAGTGGGGTCCGAATGTTCGATCGGGTTGACGATGTGTTGGAGCCACGAGACCGAGTAATTGAAGCTGGGGAGACGATGGATTATGGCAACAGGGAGGTGGTCCTTATCGGTTGTAGCCATTATTTGACCGACAAAATTAGCAACTTGTTAGTCTACTGTGTCTGTGTGTGGCCACCCGGCTTTTCCGTATAACGCCTCAATGTAATATCTACCAATAAGACTATGAGGAGTGCAGgcatggtatatatatatatataatataatctcATTAATAACGACGGTTATGAACAGTAATTGTTtataaccatgatttatataaatttagcTGATTTGTGAACAGATTGAACATTAGTAAAACTGGTTTTAGATTTTGTCTTTGAATCCTGCGGCCAATGGTTCGACTCCCCGGGCTTACATctctttttggtttttgagGGTTAATGTTTTACTGTCACGTGCATATGTGACAGGTCACCTGTCTTTACTTTCTTATTCCCTTTTTATTAGTAATTTGGAGCTTCTCCTTATCTAAATCACACTCTTCACCTGATCTAATTATGTCCACCTCCTCCTTTAATCTTAAGCATTATTATTAGGTAATGTTTTTGTATCTCTTCCATCTTTATGTCTTTGATTCATCGATTATATATACAGGTATCTTATTTTCTGCGTGTTCTTAATTTATTATATCTTCTTATTTTCTGCGTGTTCTTAATTTATTATATCTTCGAGATTCTCTTATTAACAAAGATTTGGCATTGGGTGGGGAAATACAACGGGAGAACAATATAGCATTAGTATTGTATACACCCTATAAATTAATACATGATTCTTGATTATATTACTCCTATGTTATAGAATATAAGATGAATTAAAATTTCAAGTGTAGTGAAATTAGGTCATTTTGCTTTTGAGTATTTAATGAGTTGATATTTGTATTATGGTAGGAATATCATATGTTTTTGTACCTATAGAAACTATGTGCAGCAAATATTAGATGGTTGCATTAGTGGCTCAACTCTACCAAATAAACTCTAGTTCCCTTTTATTTGGGAATGCCCTTCCACCACTCACAACACACCATATTACATTTGATGAGATTAGAGGCATTCTCTTTTTTTTGGGGCATTCCCTTGGAGTAGGACATTCCCTCTAAcgacattctttttttttttaaattaaattatagaaataatgtaattaaatctaaaattaaatacaaaatttgaataatAACGGATAGATTGAACAGTAACggcaaatttttaaatttaaactttttcacCTATAAATACCTTCATCCTCTCATTCCAAAACCACaactaaaaatttcaaaaaaatccacATACCACACACACCTATAACCATGAACTTGGACTAGCTCGTAGCAATGCCCACTCCGGGAGGTAGAGAAAGTCAGGATGTGTCATACGATACTCGTCTAAAGCAACTTCGACAAGCATCGCGTTTATTTCATTGTTCACACGAGCATAGATGTGTTCGAACTTGTGAATTGAGTGGCGCATCTTCCGCCATTTTCCTTGCAAACTCCCAACGCTCCTTTGCTCGCCTTGATGATTTTCTAGATTAATAAAGACTTCCCTTACACGACTCCAAAATGTTCTTCGTTGTTGGTACGTCTTTGCGTTTGGATCTTCGGCTACGTCAAGCCAAGCTCTCGCTAAATAGTCTCATCTGGTGTCCAAGGTCTAGCCATTTGTTGTTTGAGTGTATAAATATTAGGATAAGAATGAAAGAAATAAGAAGAATATGAGATAAAATGAGGATTGATTTGTTAAATGgtaatgtgtatgtatatatagtgtttAAATTTAGGGgtttaagaaaaacataaatgCCTTGGGATGGGAAAAAACAGAAGAAGGAGGGCTCATTCGACGCGTTCAAAATCGAAAGGGCTCTCAATTTTAACGGGCGGAACGCCCCCCGGAACCGAGACCAGGCATTACGGGGGCGTTACGGATGATATTTTCGAAAAGGGACGGGCTACTCCTCACGGTCTAAACGTTTATTGATCGATGTCGATACGTGCTTAAATATTTAAGTCACAAATGTCCTTTTAGTATATACCAGAGAAAATACTCGCGCGTTGCGTCTGAAATAGtaagagtgataggtcataaagtgtgataggccataaagtgtgataggccATAggtggtgataggtcatagggtatgataaccaaatgccttagtcgtacgggctccgccctcggatttaaaaattcgtcaaaagtatatcgaatgacatctctaatgaaagagcatgaaattttaagaacactcatataacttttataatatttcgacgtacggtttttgagataaaattgaGATTCGGACTGAAAAGTGTACATATACATGCTTGTTTAATTttggttgatttgattgatGACTTATTGCTTATTGTAGATTATTTGAGTGATTGTTGGATGGTTTACGCATATGATTGTGACATTGTGACTATTAGAATAGtcgtacatacatggaagtcggttaTGCCTTCAAAAGGTTgttagatgtggtgggaaggctgcgggtaactctatatataagcatctggGACTTGATGAAAGCAAAATCCTCCAAAGTGTATGTACATGTTGTTCAGTGGAAATGAATGGACTTGTGATTGGTTGATGTACTTCCAAGTGTTTTACACTTGACAACATGCTTTCGTACTTAATGATTGGCTGATGTACTTCCAGGTGCTTTACACTTGAGAACATGCTTTCGTACTTATTGATTGGTCGATGTACTTCCAAGTGTTTTACATATGAGAACATGCTTTGCACTTATTGATTGATTGGCTCACGTTACGATTTGTCTTATTGCTTGATTGCttgtttgattgatttgttGACGGTTTAACCTATTATTGTTGGATTATGTGTTTGGTTTGGATTGTATGATATGATTAGGATAGtagtacatacatggaagacgatgatacctTTAATGAGTTgttagatgtggtgggaaggatGCGAGTGACCATGTATACAAGCATCTtcgattccttaaatgtaaagtcgtatgaaatgtatgtgcattgtggttTGGATGATTGGTTGTCGTACTTCCAAGTGCCTTGCACTTGAGAACATGTTGTTGTACTTATAGTTTGGTTGGTGTACTACCAAGTGTCATACACTTGAGAACGCGCTTTTGTACGACGTACTACCGAGTATTTCATACTTGAGAACATTTTGGTTGTGGTGGCTTTTGTTGTAGTTATGATGCATTTATGATACATTATTTGATGTCTTATTGTTTGGACGTGCATGTTATGTTTTCTCTAATTAATGTGATTAGACTCTTGTGCGAGTACTAACATGTGGCAAGGGTACGCCATGAGTAACCCTCTCTACATTTTTGTGTGATGCGATGGTTTACCGTAAGTTATGATTTACTTGCACCTTGTACATGTCATGATTTGCCTATACTTTACACATGTTGCGACTTGGATGGTTCCTTGTGAACCATTACTACGAACTTACCCACCTAGTGTTGaacttgtttagtacacttttcaggtaatcaggtgatTCAAGTGCGATTAGCATGATTGAGGTTGCATTAGAACCCGGGCTTGGACTTACGTGGATCACAAATTCATTTGCCCTACTTTGACTTTATGCTTAGGATCGTTTGCcatcttttgatatcattttgtaaACGCTTGATGGCTACATGCTCCTTGTGCATTTGGTACTTGTTATGTCATGTTTGGATCCACCGGATTCCTTGTTAATCATTTAGAATTATTCTACGATAATCTCATGCATAtactatatcttttcggtaatatttcgagcctagcttggggtgttacaaaaccctatttactttataacgagagaaagtacccgcgCATTGTGGCAGTAAGATGGTGggggtaataggtcatagagtgtgatagacAAATGTcctagtcgtacgggctccgccctcagatttaaaaattcgtcgaaactataccgaatgacatctctaatgaaagatcattaaattttaaaaatacccatgtaatttttataatttatcgatgtacggtatttgagataaaagattttgaatgaattaaagaaataaaatgatttatgcaggagagagaaaaatgaatggttgagatgtatatagatgtatcgtacattatgcattaatatgtgtaaattgttgaaaagttgaaatttgaaaaaattcggaagaaacaaatgctttatagtgtagtagagatagagatatagtatagatatagatatagataaaaaaataaataaatattaaatttgaaatgtctatttatatttaaacaatGTTATATAATTAATACACATATATCTATTACTTATCGTATTTTTGTTATCTTTGTATATAGTAATATAACTGATCTAATAGCTTATTCACCAATCATAGTTCttcattttatcaaattaatatattgatgatgtcattattaatttaattataaactaaaaatcttaaaaatcaCTCTCCAAATATATTACTCATTAAATACttcatttataattattttaatcaacatttttttgttttcaattacaaatttacaccttttaaccattaatttcaataatagataataataataataaatgagatatatccaatagaataatagctaatatataatcaataaaataataactaatatatatcttaagTATACGttcaatcatataaatataatattagttactaaaaaataaatacaatctaatgtaaatatattaagactttaaaaaataactgtactattgtcctttttttttgaagtattGTTAGATGAACAGGTAATCCACtttcattaaaatattattCATAACatgtatttatcttaaaatttgactgtaaatttatttattaataaggcAAAAAGATATACCGCTCATTCCATTATTCATTAATTCCGAACATTGGAGATCTACTAGAAGAATGAACGTTCCGATTAATCTCTAACTTTTAAGTAAAATCCACCCGCTCAATGTTTCTGCTAGCTAAACATGCATGTAAGCTCAACTTTTTGGATGAAACATCTGTTACGTTATTAACATCTTTCATGATtattttttggctatttttcttttgagttaATAAGACTTTTTAACTTGAATATAATTTAATGTTTATAACAATGTAAACTCGTGTATTCGACACAAGACTAAAATCTCAAATggataatttaatcattataacaattttctttacattttattaaaaaaaaatggatgcaACTACAACAACCCTTTTAACCAATGCTATTGTTATCCACGTTCAAACATCTCAAATCAACTAAATATTCAATTAGATTAttgttaatataataatatgtgaGTTCAAAGTATCATATACTTAAAATTTGTATTACTGAATcacaaatacaaattttaaatatatatactacgTTTGTAATTATACAAGGGAAGGTTTTTATAATACATCAATAATGTGTTTTACAGATTTATATTGTACAACACAGTAAAACAAATTTGGTATACTACTATTTTTTGGGGATACACCAATAAACGTGTATGCAATGACACTATGACAGTTTTATAATTTGTAAACAAGTTGAAAACATGTTAAGTTTTCGATCACATGCTTGCGTTTAAAATTGGGATTTGTTTAGTTAATAAGATCTTTAATCTAAAAAGTgacaatatatttgtttttctatttttgggGTTTTGTTAGTGGACTGATGAAATAActgtatttatataattttttcttttaaacggGTCCAAAACTAAAAGTAAAAGGATGGGTAGTAAGCTGGATAATTAACCGGTTTTAAATTTTGTACAGTGGTTTCTTCTTCCGTTTCCGATTCCAAAAAAGATCACATCTATAAATCAACCTTATCTACGGTTTGTTCCTAGGGGTATATGTATGTAAACCAgtaatatatttgtattattatatttatataaatggaAAACGGTAACGGCGGCGGAGTAGATGAGAAAATCGGCAGTGAGGATGTGATTTCGAAGCTGAAAGATGACGGTGATTTCGATAGACTCCGTCTCAACCTTATCCGCAAACTTAAGGATAATGTgagtcacacacacacacgcacttacttttcaattaattaattttatatattgttgttaGTTTTTTAGGGCTCTTTCTTTCGGATGCTTGTagtgtttcttcttcttcttgttttttGTTCTATTAGTATCACTGCAATTTGTGTATATTTTATGTTACAAGGTAAAAACCGTTTTGAAACTGGTGTACTATACTTGTGGAATCATAGACCTGGCAGGGCAGGCAGGGGTTTTATCGCCTTATAATAATGGATCATCACCCTTTCttaaataattagtttttactgacaaccctaagggctgtcactaacaaaacccttattattatatagAAGATTATAGAAGATTCTCTGTCTGTTTAATGCCCAGGAAGAGCTGCGCAATAGCATTGTGTCAATTGTTAAGCAGTCTGTAGCAATTAACCTTCCTGGAGCTGACAACTTGAAGCCTCGACAACTGGCTGATGCCATCCATCAAGAAGTCGGGtagcttttttcttttctgttaATGGATACCCTTTTAATATCATGACTTATATGTTGTTTTCCAGACATTTAGTTCTCTAATCTTGTACTCGTTTCAAATTGCAGGGGCAAGTTAAATGAAAAGATCTCTGATGTGCTGTGGGAAATTATCCGATCATCTGATTCTGATGGCATGAAAACTGACATCACTGAAACCGTGAAATCCGTTTATGATAAACTTTCTAGACCAAAACGAGACAAATATACAGAGTCCATAGTACATGATCCAAAACGAATCCGTAACGAATGTCATCTTCATACATCGAATAATGAGTCAACTGTTGAAGTCAATATCATATCTGATAATGAACCGAAAGAACCTCCTGGTTTCTCACAAACTATTTCTCATCAGATCGACATTATAACTCCAATTACGCTGTCGATGGAAACAATGAACCACCAAACACAGAAAGGATCAAACAACGATACCCATGATAATAAAGAGCAAGGTGATGATAGTGATGACGACCCTGATGCGCCACCTGGATTTGGTTAACGTGTCGTAATTGATTTGGAATTTTAGCTGTCACAATTTGTAACCAGCTATCTACATCTCTTGTGGTTAAAGGTCAGTAATTTTAGAATGTCATCATGCAATTCTTAGACTATATTCcttgttttaaattatatattggtGAAAATTAGGTGGTCAGTTTTTATAACTAGCAGTAGTTTCTATTTTAGGATTGTTTCCTTTAATTCATTTCAGATAATGCAATTTTATGGCAAAGGTTATATATTGAAGGCTTGAAGCTATTTCTGTTTCACATGGAGTTAGAAAGAATATGTAGAAACACACGATGGCCGTGTATGTGTTCAACTGCCAAACAAACATAGGTTATCATTTTTGGCCTTGTTTTATGTATTTGCCTTGTATGTAGTGAAGATATGTTTATGCTCCTTCGTAGCTCTTCAATTGAAATGCTGTTAGGATATGAATATCTGTGAGCTTGTAAAATGCAGTTATCAGAACACAATTCTTAGTGGCCGTCTTGCATTCAAAAGAATAGAAGCATGCTTCAGAAGTCATGTTATGCAATAACTTAAATATTTAACCAACataaaaggggggggggggggggggggggggcaaaaAATTTTTTACTTGTTAGATGAAATAGCTGCAGCAGATTCAACCCAAACTATTCTACTAAGTTATTCAACCTAAACAATTCTACTAAGTTAGATAGTGATGGGCTCGGGGAGATGATCCGAGCACATTGATGGGTAGTGACTAGTGATGACGACCCTGATGCTGCAGCACCTGAATTTGGTTGACAGTTAATCAATCATTTCAAAGTGTAGCTGCAGCCCAACAGTTAATCTTTCAACTTGATGGACCAGTTTTATCTACATCTCTTGCGTTAAAGGTCATCTGTTGTGATATTATGAGGGCTTTCTTGCGATATCGCACAAAATCTCTGAAATAGCCCTGATGATCAACAGTACATTTAATCTGATCTGCAGTTTGCTAAATTATTAATAACTTCTATATATTCCCATGTTTGATTTTAGTAATGTGGTGTTTCGTGTTTGTAGTAATTTTGGTCACAATTAATCAAGGGGACTAGAAATAAAGATTGATATACTTGGTAGGGTAATGCGGGAGACGCATCCA includes these proteins:
- the LOC122579592 gene encoding uncharacterized protein LOC122579592 encodes the protein MENGNGGGVDEKIGSEDVISKLKDDGDFDRLRLNLIRKLKDNEELRNSIVSIVKQSVAINLPGADNLKPRQLADAIHQEVGGKLNEKISDVLWEIIRSSDSDGMKTDITETVKSVYDKLSRPKRDKYTESIVHDPKRIRNECHLHTSNNESTVEVNIISDNEPKEPPGFSQTISHQIDIITPITLSMETMNHQTQKGSNNDTHDNKEQGDDSDDDPDAPPGFG